One genomic segment of Aliarcobacter cibarius includes these proteins:
- a CDS encoding arsenate reductase ArsC, which yields MKTKVLFVCSANTTRSQMAEALLRKYGGEDFEVDSAGINPGVLNPLAVEVILEDENMDISSYQTNKVMDYYKEGRHYHYVITVCDDASNEPCPVFPSLDGVLHWNITSPASDGSIDRKKAKIRVSKDELKENILKFISLVKNQHIKNGFPESWRLNK from the coding sequence ATGAAAACAAAAGTTTTATTTGTATGTAGTGCAAATACAACAAGAAGTCAAATGGCCGAAGCTTTACTTAGAAAGTATGGAGGAGAAGATTTTGAAGTAGATAGTGCTGGAATAAATCCAGGAGTATTAAATCCTTTGGCTGTTGAAGTTATACTTGAAGATGAAAATATGGATATCTCTTCATATCAAACAAACAAAGTAATGGATTATTACAAAGAAGGAAGACATTATCACTATGTAATAACTGTTTGTGATGATGCTTCAAATGAACCTTGTCCAGTTTTTCCAAGCCTTGATGGAGTATTACATTGGAATATTACAAGCCCTGCATCTGATGGATCAATTGATAGAAAAAAAGCAAAAATAAGAGTTTCAAAAGATGAGCTAAAAGAAAATATTCTAAAATTTATTAGTTTAGTAAAAAATCAGCATATTAAAAATGGATTCCCAGAATCTTGGCGTTTAAATAAATAA
- a CDS encoding arsenic transporter → MIVASLIFLLTLTLVIVQPKNIQIGTSAIFGACIALIFGVVNFNDVWDVSNIVWDATLAFIGIIILSMVLDEIGFFEWAALKMAKFSNGNGIKMFIYSILLGAFVSALFANDGAALILTPILLAKMRILQLNLKTIIAFLLAGGFISDSASLPFVFSNLTNIVTANYFSIGFAQYFLDMIIPFIVSVVISTIFLWIILRKDIPKTVDISLLKEPKSVIKNMKLFYFSWVFLVLLLGAYFLGDAYDLPISIFALGGAIVFLIIATVSKSVEPVKIIKDAPWQVVWFSIGLYIVVYGLKNAGLTDYLTIILKDLALQGNTIAVLGTGFIAAFLSAIMNNMPTVMIMDIALGDIGNQAMIYANIIGCNLGPKMTPFGSLATLLWLHVLAKKGVKISFIKYSKFGLIITPPVLFIVLLAV, encoded by the coding sequence ATGATTGTTGCTAGTTTGATATTTCTTTTAACTTTAACATTAGTAATAGTTCAACCAAAAAATATTCAAATTGGAACAAGTGCTATTTTTGGAGCTTGTATTGCACTTATATTTGGTGTTGTAAATTTTAATGATGTTTGGGATGTTTCAAATATAGTTTGGGATGCTACACTAGCATTTATAGGGATTATTATTTTATCTATGGTGTTAGATGAAATAGGTTTCTTTGAGTGGGCTGCTCTTAAAATGGCAAAATTTTCAAATGGAAATGGAATAAAAATGTTTATTTATTCTATTTTATTAGGGGCTTTTGTGTCAGCTCTTTTTGCAAATGATGGAGCAGCACTTATATTGACTCCCATATTATTAGCAAAAATGAGAATCTTGCAATTAAACCTAAAAACAATAATTGCATTTTTGCTTGCAGGTGGATTTATAAGTGATAGTGCATCGTTACCTTTTGTATTTTCAAATCTTACAAATATAGTAACTGCTAATTATTTTAGTATCGGTTTTGCACAATATTTCCTTGATATGATAATTCCATTTATTGTAAGTGTTGTTATTTCGACAATTTTTTTATGGATTATTTTGAGAAAAGATATTCCAAAAACTGTTGATATTAGTTTGTTAAAAGAACCAAAAAGTGTTATAAAAAATATGAAATTGTTCTATTTTTCTTGGGTGTTTTTAGTTTTACTTTTAGGAGCATATTTTTTAGGTGATGCTTATGATTTACCTATTTCAATTTTTGCATTAGGTGGAGCAATTGTATTTTTAATTATTGCAACTGTTTCAAAATCTGTGGAACCTGTAAAAATTATAAAAGATGCACCTTGGCAGGTTGTTTGGTTTAGTATAGGTTTATACATTGTAGTTTATGGTCTAAAAAATGCTGGACTTACAGATTATTTGACAATAATTTTAAAAGATTTAGCACTTCAAGGAAATACTATAGCAGTTTTAGGAACAGGCTTTATAGCCGCATTTTTAAGTGCAATTATGAATAATATGCCAACAGTTATGATTATGGATATAGCTTTAGGAGATATTGGAAATCAAGCTATGATTTATGCAAATATTATTGGTTGTAACCTTGGACCAAAAATGACACCATTTGGTAGCCTTGCTACGTTATTATGGTTACATGTACTGGCCAAAAAAGGTGTTAAGATATCATTTATAAAATATAGTAAATTTGGTTTAATAATAACACCACCTGTACTATTTATAGTTCTTTTAGCAGTTTAA
- a CDS encoding ArsR/SmtB family transcription factor codes for MDNFLQTIGAINDETRVKILNFINIHNEVCVCDIESSFSMIQSRVSRHLKILKDAGFLKVDRRGRWAYYSIRTPLDVFRQSILKEISYLGLDTPISKKECDL; via the coding sequence ATGGATAATTTTTTACAAACAATAGGTGCTATAAATGATGAAACAAGAGTTAAAATATTAAACTTTATTAACATACATAATGAAGTTTGTGTTTGTGATATTGAAAGCTCTTTTTCAATGATACAATCAAGAGTATCAAGACATCTTAAAATTTTAAAGGATGCCGGATTTTTAAAAGTAGATAGAAGAGGACGATGGGCTTATTATAGTATTAGAACACCTCTAGATGTTTTTAGACAATCAATTTTAAAAGAGATAAGCTATTTGGGATTAGATACTCCAATTTCAAAAAAAGAGTGTGATTTATGA
- the arsA gene encoding arsenical pump-driving ATPase, with protein MKDLIKKIPQFLFFTGKGGVGKTSMSCAISVTLAKEGKKVLLISTDPASNLDEVLDTKLNSTPTKVNGLENLYAMNINPVVAAYEYKEKMVSPFRGVLPQAAIDQMEEQLSGACTVEIAGFNEFSKYVGDIDISKQYDHIILDTAPTGHTLRLLKLPSAWNTFIEDNDTGTSCLGAVSGLKENKKLYENVVENLKNKNKTLLILVSRAEKLSLIEASRASKELASQGIKNQHLIINGLFESDDEDEIAKSFENISKTALENVDETISSLDKTVIRFYPNGAVGLVSLENIINASKPKHIEGVEDKLRKLKADVLKNICSWDSLIDDFEKDKNGLIMTMGKGGVGKTTIASDIAFELVKRGHKVILSTTDPASHLEYISKSNENLTIEKIDPKVETQKHIDEVIALNEGKISAQDMELLKEELTTPCIEEIAVFKAFAKTVSKAKDSYVVLDTAPTGHTLLLLDASQAYHKEVLKNQNQTMEKELVELLPLIKDEKYTKILLVTLPEATPTHEAKDLQEDLKRAGIKPYSWVINRSFALTNSSNNLLCQKSLNEIEYINEIKNSLSSKTLIKPWTLKQNF; from the coding sequence ATGAAAGATTTAATTAAAAAAATACCACAATTTCTATTTTTTACCGGAAAAGGTGGAGTTGGTAAAACTTCAATGTCTTGTGCAATAAGTGTTACATTAGCAAAAGAAGGTAAAAAAGTTTTACTTATTTCAACAGACCCTGCTTCAAATTTAGATGAAGTTTTAGACACGAAACTAAACTCTACTCCAACAAAAGTAAATGGTTTAGAAAATCTATATGCTATGAATATTAATCCAGTTGTAGCAGCATATGAATATAAAGAAAAAATGGTATCACCTTTTAGAGGAGTTTTACCACAAGCTGCAATTGATCAAATGGAAGAGCAATTAAGTGGAGCTTGTACAGTAGAAATTGCAGGGTTTAATGAATTCTCAAAATACGTAGGTGATATTGATATCTCAAAACAATATGATCATATAATACTTGATACTGCACCAACAGGGCATACTTTAAGACTTTTAAAACTTCCTAGTGCTTGGAATACATTTATTGAAGATAATGATACAGGAACTTCTTGCTTAGGTGCAGTTTCAGGACTAAAAGAAAATAAAAAACTTTATGAAAATGTAGTTGAAAATTTAAAAAACAAAAATAAAACACTTTTAATTTTAGTATCAAGGGCTGAAAAACTCTCACTTATTGAAGCATCAAGAGCTTCAAAAGAGTTAGCTTCTCAAGGAATCAAAAATCAACATCTAATAATAAATGGATTATTTGAATCAGATGATGAAGATGAAATAGCAAAAAGTTTTGAAAATATTTCTAAAACAGCATTAGAAAATGTTGATGAGACTATTAGCTCTTTAGATAAAACAGTTATTAGATTTTATCCAAATGGTGCAGTAGGACTAGTGAGTTTAGAAAATATAATTAATGCTTCAAAACCAAAACATATAGAAGGAGTTGAAGATAAACTAAGAAAACTGAAAGCCGATGTTTTAAAAAATATTTGTTCTTGGGATAGCTTAATAGACGATTTTGAAAAAGATAAAAATGGTCTAATAATGACTATGGGAAAAGGTGGTGTTGGAAAGACAACTATTGCTTCAGATATTGCATTTGAATTAGTAAAAAGAGGTCATAAAGTAATACTTTCAACAACAGATCCAGCTTCACATTTAGAGTATATCTCAAAATCAAATGAAAATTTAACTATTGAAAAAATAGATCCAAAAGTTGAAACTCAAAAACATATAGATGAAGTAATAGCTTTGAATGAAGGAAAAATATCAGCTCAAGATATGGAGCTGTTAAAAGAAGAGTTAACAACTCCTTGTATAGAAGAAATTGCTGTATTTAAAGCTTTTGCAAAAACTGTTTCAAAAGCAAAAGATAGTTATGTAGTTTTAGATACTGCACCAACTGGGCATACTTTGCTTTTACTTGATGCTTCACAAGCTTATCATAAAGAAGTATTAAAAAATCAAAATCAAACTATGGAAAAAGAGTTAGTTGAACTTTTACCTTTGATAAAAGATGAAAAATATACAAAAATTTTACTAGTAACCCTTCCAGAAGCAACTCCAACGCATGAAGCAAAAGATTTACAAGAAGATTTAAAAAGAGCTGGAATTAAACCTTATTCTTGGGTTATAAATAGAAGTTTTGCATTGACAAATAGCTCAAATAATCTTCTTTGTCAAAAATCATTAAATGAGATAGAATATATTAATGAAATAAAAAATAGTTTGAGTTCTAAGACTTTGATAAAGCCTTGGACTCTAAAACAAAATTTTTAA